GAAGACCTATATACAGATAATGACATGCTTACCAAGTTGTTACAAGCATACGAAGAACGTTGTAAAGGTAAGAAAACCTTAATTTTTAACAACGGTATAAATACCTCTTTGCATGTTTACGACACCTTTAGAAGAGCTGGGTACCCGGTTGCTCATCTTGATAATACCAATAGCAAAAAAGAGCGTGCCATGATCCTTAAATGGTTTAAAAAAACACCAGACGCTATTTTATCATCAGTTAGTATTTTAACTACTGGTTTTGATGAGCCGACGGTAGATAGCATTATTTTGAATCGTGCAACGAAGTCATTAACGCTTTATTATCAAATGATTGGTCGTGGTTCTCGTATCTTAAAAAATAAAAAAACTTTTAGTGTTATAGATTTAGGTAACAATTTTCACCGCTTCGGTCCATGGGGCGATAATTTAGATTGGCAACGTATATTTAAATCGCCCAATTATTATTTAGATTCTATTTTAAGTGATGATGAACTTGAAAGCAATTTCAGATATGAAATGCCAGACGAATTGCGTGCAGAGTTTTCAAAATCTAAAGAGGTCTATTTTGATATTCAAAAAACATATGTAGACTCTATTAGAAACGGAGAGTCTTCCAAAGTGGTTTTAGAACGTTCTATTGAACAGCATGGCTATATATGTGTTGAAAATAGCGAAGATGTTTATGACGCGTTAGGATTGGCTAAAAAGCTAGGTGATGATATCGATTTTAGAATTCAACGTTATACGAAGTGTATTAGTAAAAGCACTTTTAATTTTGTTGAATGGTTAAAAGACGATTACAAAAAAAAGCTAAACTCCTATTTGAGATCTAATTTTGACGACGTTTTCGAAAGTATTCACGGCTATCCGCCAGAAGATTAATGAAATCAATTACGAATTATCAATTATTCATTGTCAATTGATAATTGATAATTGTGAAAGAAGGCGTATCTTTGCAAGATCGTAAATAAAAGTATGCCAACATTTTCAGATTTAGGGGTTCAAAAAGACTTTGTAAAAGCACTTAAGGAACTAGAAATTAAAACCCCAACCGATATACAGGAACAAACCATTCCTGTATTGTTAGAATCCACTACAGATTTTATTGGTTTAGCACAAACAGGTACGGGCAAAACAGCGGCTTATGGATTACCTATTCTACATCAAATAGACACGTCATTAAATCACGTACAAGCTTTGATATTAGCACCAACACGTGAGTTGGTTCAGCAAATAAAGAAGCAACTTTTTAAATTTACAAAATATTCCGAAGAAAAAATATTTGCAGAAGGTGTTTACGGTGGTGAAAAAATAGAAAAACAGATTTCAGCTTTAAGGAGAACAACTCATATTATCATTGCAACTCCAGGACGCTTATTGGATTTAATAGAACGCGACCATGTTAACATCAAACACATTAAAACGCTTGTGTTGGATGAAGCTGATGAGATGCTAAGTATGGGTTTTAAAGAGGATTTGAATAAGATATTAAAACATAATACAGGGAAACGACACACATGGTTATTTTCTGCAACGATGCCTGAAGAGATACAACGTATTATAAAAACTTATATGTCACCAAATGCTATTAGAGTAGAGGTGAACAAGGAAGATTTGGTAAACGTTAATATCACGCACCAGTATATTTCAACAACTATTAAAGAAAAATTTAATATCTTAGTAACATTGTTAGGTAGAACAAAGGATGAACGAGGTATTATTTTTTGTAGAACCAAAGCAGGGACTAAAGATTTAACCGAAAAATTGCAAGACGAAGGCTTTTCCGTTGGTGCTTTAGAAGGCGATATGCAACAAAAAGAACGTGATAAAGTGATGCGTGCTTTTAAAAATGGTTCATTACAAGTTTTAATTTCTACCGATGTGTCTGCAAGAGGTATTGATGTTGATAATTTATCATTTGTTATTCATCATCAACTTCCAGAGCAATTAGAATATTATACCCATAGAAGTGGAAGAACTGCCCGAGCAGGGAAAAAAGGACATTCTATAGCATTAATAATTCCTGGAGAATTACAAAAAATACACGATATTCAAAAGGCTTTGAATATTCAAATAAAAGAAATAATCATATAATTAATTAATACTGTTAACATAAACAATGGCAAAATCGCAAGTTACTTTTAATAAAATTGAAAAAGAAAAGAAACGCTTAAAAAAACGAGAAGATAAGCAAAAGAAAAAAGATGCTCGTAAAGCAGAAGCAAAAGAAAACCCACAAGGTATTCAGTTTGCTTATGTAGACTATAATGGTAATTTAACCGATACTCCTCCAGATCCTAATTCTAAAGTAAAAGTGGATGCAGAAAGTATTGAATTAGGTATTCCAAAGAAAGAAGACAGAGGTGAAGAGGAACCAACAGGAAAAGAAGGTAAAGTTTCATTTTTTGATACCTCTAAAGGTTTTGGTTTTATTCTAGATAGCATCAATCAAGAAAAATACTTTGTACACGTAAGTGGTTTGTTAGAACCAATTAAAGAAAACGATAAAGTTTCTTACGAATTGGAACGCGGGCAAAAAGGTATGAATGCAGTTCGAGTAAAAAAGATTTAACTCGATTATCATATAGTTTATTTTAATAATTTATGAGTATTCCTCGTAAAGCCATACTCATTATAATAGCATTTTTTGCTATATATGTTATTTGGGGTTCTACATATCTGCTTAATAAAATTGTAGTTACAGAAGTAGCACCCTTATATTTGGCTTCTATCCGTTTTACCACAGCATCTGTTTTAATTTTTATAATTGCCAAAGCTATGAAGCTTAGTCTTGCTATTAGCATGCGGCAATTATTAAATAACACGCTTGCTGGTTTTCTTTTTCTGGTATATGGCAACGGTGTTTTTGTTTGGGCATTAAAATATGTTGATAGCGGTTTTGGGGCTCTTGAAGCATCTATACAACCGTTAATGGTTTTGGTGATGATGCGTATGATAGATGGAAAGAAAATCCAAAAAAAATCCATAATAGGTATTTCTCTCGGAATTATTGGTATGTATTTGCTGGTTAGCCAACAACAATTAATTTATCAAAAAGACAGTTTAATAGGTATCATCATGATTTTTACCTGCGTAATAAGCTGGAGTTCGGGGAGTTTGTTTGTAGCAAGAACCCAATTAGGACCTAATTACTTTGTAAATACCGCTTACCAAATGCTAAGTTCAGGCATATTACTTTCTATATTTAGTCTCTTATTGGGAGAAACTTGGTTATCTCCTTTACAATGGAGTTCTTCTGCTCAAGGCGCTATGGGGCTTCTTATAATATTTGGAAGCATTGTAGCCTTTACAGCATTTAATTATTTACTTAAAGAAGTCTCTACTGAAAAAGTATCTACTTCTGCTCTTGTAAATCCTATTATTGCTTTAATTTTAGGTTGGTATATTTTAGACGAACAAATTACAGGACAATCTATAGTAGCTGCTATTATTTTATTAACAGGTGTGTATTTTATCAATTCGAGGCGTGCTATCAAACCAAGAATGCATGGACGTTAGGAATGCTATAAAATTTATGATTTTAAGCACCATGGCATTTGCTTGTATGAATGTGGTAGTTAAGTATCTAGACAATGTAAATACGTACCAAATTGTGTTTTTTAGGTCGTTAGGATCTTTATTTTTTACTTTTGGTTACCTGTTAAAAAACAAAATTCCTCTCATAGGAAATAAAAATAAACTCTTAATATTAAGGTCGGTAGTTGGAGCAACTTCTATGTTGTTTTTCTTTATGTCTGTTAAGTATTTATCGGTTGGTACAGCTGTTTCTTTACGTTACACAGCGCCCATTTTTGCTGCCATTTTTGCAGTTTTTATTCTTAAAGAGCAAATTAAAACCTTACAATGGTTGTTTTTTGTGGTATCGTTTATTGGGGTTTTAATCTTAAAAGGTATTGATAATCAAATGGATACTACAGGATTGTTATTGGTTATAATAGCAGCCATGCTTAGTGGTTTGGTTTATATTATGATCAACCAAATAGGTCAAAGTGAACACCCTGTAGTGGTGGTTAATTATTTCATGGTCACAGCCATGATTTTAGGAGGTGTTCTTTCTATAGGTAATTGGGTAACACCAACAGGAAACGAATGGCCCTTACTCTTTAGTTTGGGTGTTTTTGGCTATTTTGGGCAAATTTATATGACCAAAGCATTTCAAACAGCTTCCACCAATATTATTGCACCATTAAAATATGTAGAAGTCGTTTTTACCGTATTATTAGGAATAACCTTGTTTAACGAAGTTTACACGTTTTGGAGCTTATTTGGCATGGTTTTAATCATTAGCGGATTGGTTTTGAATGTGTGGTATAAAGGCAAGTTAAAGCAATAAGGTTGCTTTTTTTTATAGTAATTATGGTGTAATTTGCATTTTTTTAAAAATAGTTTTAATTACAAAGAAATATGGGGTTTAAACAAAGCATCAATCAAGTTAGAAGGCGATTAATGCATAAAATAACCAAAAGTGTAGGGAGTTCTTATTCGGAGCCTAAAATCAAACCAGGTCAACAAATAGACATTAAGAAGGTGTTAATTATCAGACCCAACCACCGATTAGGAAATCAATTACTGTTAACACCTTTGGTACAAGAGGTTATAAACACCTTTCCGGATTGTAAAATTGATTTGTTTGTAAAAGGGGGTGTTGCATATCCTGTTTTTGAAAATTACAAGCATATTAATAAAATCGTTCAGTTACCAAGAAAACCCTTCAGTAATTTATTTAAGTATGCATCTGGATGGGTATCTATTAAAAGTACTAAATACGACTTAGTAATTAATGGTGATAAAAATTCATCATCTGGGCGTTTATTAACTCAAATTGCCAATGCATCTTTTAAAGTTTTTGGAGAGGTGAATGAAGCTATTCAAAAGCAATATTCGGATCACAAGCATATTTCAAAATCGCCTATTTATAATTTACGCCATTATTTAACAAAATTAGGGTTGCCTAAAAACGAGAGTTCATTGCCTGTTTTAGATATCAAATTGAGTGATGCTGAAGTTATTCAGGGGAAGAAAATTTTGGATACTATTGTTAAAAACGATCAAAAAACCATTTGTATTTACACGAATGCTACAGGCGAGAAATGTTATTCCGAAACGTGGTGGGAAGTCTTTTATGCACGTCTGAAAAAGGAATATGCCAATTATAACATTATAGAAATGTTACCTATTGAAAACATTTCGAAAATCAATTTTAAAGCAGCTCATTTTTACAGTAAAGATGTACGCGAAATGGGGGCTATAATAAAAAACACCTCCATATTTATTGCTGCCGATAATGGTGTCATGCATTTAGCCAGCGCCTCGCTTACACCAACAGTCGGATTTTTTTCGGTAACAAATCCAGATGTTTATGAGCCTTATGGTAACGGAAGCTTGGCATTAGACACGAATAATACAAATATTGATGATTGGATGAAAGCAATTAGTACTATCTTAAAGTAACTATTAGAAAGCATTGCCATTCCTGTATTTGCCTTAAAAAAACAACTAATTTACTGTACTTTTAAAAACCATGCTATGTTTATTAAAGTTCAAGGCAATCAATTCATAAAAAACAAGCAGCCTTATCATTTTATTGGAACCAATTTTTGGTATGGTGCGCATTTGGCTGCAAAACAATCGGGCGATAGAATACGTTTATTAAAAGAACTGGATACTTTAAAGGAGCATGGCATTACTAATTTAAGAATCATGGCTGGTTCTGAAGGAGCCAATCATTCACCATATAACATTCCAGTTTCCATGCAACCCGAACTTGGAATTTATAATGAAACTATTTTAGAAGGTTTAGATTTTTTAATTACTGAGATGCATAAAAGAGATATGCATGCAGTATTGTGCTTAAGTAACTTTTGGTATTGGTCTGGGGGTATGTCACAGTATCTGTCTTGGGTTACAGGTGAAGCTATTCCGTATCCAAATAACACGAACGATTGGGAAAAGTACATGCGCTTTACAGCTGAATTCTATACAAATGAAGCGGCTATTAGTGCCTATACTTCACATGTTGAAACCATTGTGACGCGTATAAATTCAATTACTAACATACCATATTTTGACGATCCAACTATTATGAGTTGGGAATTGGCTAATGAGCCTTATGCGATTCAAAACCAAATTGAATATCTCAAATGGATTGAAGTTTCGAGCGCACATATTAAACAGTGGGCACCAAATCAATTAGTAACTATAGGAGGGGAGGGTAATACGCCTTTTCCGTGGTTTACAAATAATAACTGTTTGTCTGATTATAGTTTCGAAAGTTTCGATTATATAACCATTCATGTTTGGATTCAAAACTGGGAATGGTATAATCCGAATAATCATGATAAAACGTATAAAGCTGCTTTAAAGAAAGCTAAAAGCTATATTAACGAGCATTTGGCTATTGCATCTACATATAATAAACCTTTAGTTTTGGAAGAATTCGGAATTTCAAGAGATGATTTAGATTATACAAAACAATCATCTGTAAACCATAGAAACACCTATTTTAAGGATGTGTTTGATGTGCTTTTAGAAAATATAAATAGCAACACGGGTTTTGTAGGATGTAATTTTTGGTCTTGGGGTGGTTTTGGTAACGTGCACACACCTGGCGAGGTTTCAAATAATAACATGGAGTTTATTGGCGATCCAGCGCACGAACCCCAAGGTTGGTACAGTGTTTTTGAATCGGACCAAAGTACACTTCAACTTATAAAGACTTATAATTCAAAATTGAAAGCGTTAAATAACCGAGACATTTAGAGGAAACCAGCTCTTTAATTTTTTTAACGTTTTATTATCAGGCCATATTACTAGTATTTAGTATTTTAGACTGTGTTAAAATATTACAAGATGAAATCTATTTATTTACTTTTAGGACTTTTTATTATAGCAACAGTATCTTGTAAGTCGTCTAAATCCACCATAAGTCAACCAGAAATAGACGCCTTTACCACTATGGTTGCTAATAAACAATTTCGTATTGAGTCCGATTGGGCCTATCCACAAGTTACTACTGCGATGCAACAAGTGTTAAATTCCAGATTATTACAAGGAGGTAGTTCGGCAGGGGGTATTAATTTAATAGGAAATTCAAACTTTTTACGTATTTCTGGAGATAGCATTACATCATATTTACCTTATTTTGGTGAGCGCCAAATGAATGTGGCGTATGGCGGCGGCGATAGCGCCATTGAGTTTAAGGGTTTAATTGAAAATTACAAGGCAGTACAAAACAGCGACAATAGCTATACGATAAGTTTAGAAGCAAAAAGCCATTCAGAAAATTTTAATGTTTATATAAAGTTAAGCCCTAATTTAAGGAGTGATATGACACTTAACGGCACTTCAAGATTTCCAATACAATATAGGGGCAGTGTAGCAGCAATTAACAATCCATAAATAAATATAATTATGAAATTTACAAGAAAAGCAAATGCGCAATGGAAAGGAAGCGGTAAAGAAGGCAAAGGAACTGTTACAACAGCAAGTAATGTGCTTAATAAAACACCTTACTCATTTCATTCACGATTTGAAAACGGCACAGGTACGAATCCAGAAGAATTGGTAGGTGCAGCACACGCAGGATGTTTTGCAATGCAACTAAGTTTTTTATTAAATGAGTCCGGTTTTACAGCAACCACCTTAGATGTTTCGGCAACGGTAACGTTTGAAGATGGTAGTATTGTTCTTATAGTGTTAAATTTAGAAGGTCGTGTCCCCGATATCCGCGAGGAACAATTTATACAAATAGCAACTAAGGCTAAAGAAATTTGTCCCATTTCAAAACTTTTAAACACCACTATAGAATTAAAAACAAACTTATCTTAGGTGTACCATTAGCAACTTTTATTTGAATGGAGGAACGCTTTCTACATTATTTTAATTTATAAGAATTAGTATAGCTAAAACTCCTAATAAGCAGCGTACGTTTGTTTGGAGTTGTATGTTTTATTTTCCTCTATAAAAGCTGCTCTTTTATCCATAATGAGTCCTTTTATCGAGAATTTTTATAGTTCACAAGATTTTTTAGGAAGCAATGAGAGTAATTATTTAGTTTTAAACTAATTAATTAAGTTTCCTCATGAAAAACCTATTCATTTTATTTTGTCTTATTGCTTTTACTAGTCCAATTTCTACACTTACTGCGCAGCAATATGCGAGTGTTTTAGACGATGTGCCTCTAGATCATAAGAAACAGAATCCTATTTATTATTTATCTCTAAAGAAATTAACAAATACGGACACCATTCCAGATTTTGACTCAAAACCCAATAAACTTAAAATATCGGGTACTATTTATCAAAGCGATGGAAAAACCCCCGCCAAAGACGTGGTGCTTTTTATTTACCAAGCTGATGAAGATGGGAGTTATGAGATTAAAAAAGATGATAACCGCAAGCGCTATGTGCACCACCGTGCATGGATAAAAACGGATGCCGATGGTCATTACACCTTTTATACCTTTATGCCAGGTAAATATTTACGCAACAAGGAGTTAAAACAAATACATCGAATTATTAAAGAGCCTGGAAAAGCAGAATACAATTTAGCATCCTTCTTTTTTAATGATGATCCCCTATTACCAGACCTTACTCTAGCATGTCGTGCTCAAGCCGTACAAAGTATGCTAAGATTAGAAAAAGAAGGTGATATGTATGTGGCTACGAAAGACATTAAGCTAAATAAAACATTGCCAGTGCTAGAGCAATAATCATCGCTTTTAAAAAATTAGAGGTTCTAAATAAATCCGTGGTTATATTTGAGACATAAGAAGTATTGAGTACATAAAGAAGGGTTAGATTTTATTAAAATCTAACCCTTCTTATTTATATTTAGTATTGACATGTTAACTTCTACACTAATTTTAAGTCACCAAATTTTAGTTTACATCAACGGTCAAACAATCATCATAAGACCCATTAATATAAGTGTCTACATAATAACAGATATCTTGATCGCCAGTACTAGTCCATTTTATTAGAATACTTTCTCCATTATTATATATTTGAACGATTTCACCACCAGTGACTTCCCAATGGACTTCTTCAATTTCAGGATCATCCAAATCTAATCCATCTAAATCGATCCAATATGCGTTGGTTTCATTTAAATTGACATATGTGGGACCACGAACTTCAATATCTTGGGCAAAACCAAAGTAACCAATCATTAACATAAAAAATAAGGACATGTACCATTTATTGGTAGTTTTTGTTATTTGTTTCATTGTTTAATGTTTTAATTAATAGTTGTTTTTAATTAAAATGTAAATTTCGAAATAACATTATTTTCTCAAATATAATAAAAACATATTAAATATCCTATAATAAATTATGGTAAATTCCTATATAAATATGGTAAGGGATTACATGTTTAGTTGCTATTGCTTACAATTTTAAAGTTTTCCATAGTTATTAAATTACAATCTTTTTGCTTTTTATTTGTACTATTTCATTTTTCATTACAAAATATAAAAATCGCGTCGATAAAAAAGGAGCTTCTGTATAGCAAATAGCTTAGAACTTCTATTACAGTTTAATTAGAGGGGAGATAGTGTCACTTTTGAAGTGTTAATTTAAAATACTCAAAAAATGAAATTTTATCTCATTATAGCAAGCTTGTTAGTAACCTCATTTACTTTTACGCAAGAAACCCCTAGTAACCCATCTCTAAAAATATGGTCTTTACAAGATTGTATTGCTTATGCCTTAGAAAACAATATAACGGTAAAAGACGCTGCCTTAAACAAGAACATGGCAGAGATTGATTATAGTAAAGCAAAATCATCTAGACTCCCCAATTTATTTGGTAGTGCCTCACAGAATTTTTCGAGTGGTAATACTATAGATCCTATAACTAGCGATTATGTAACCGACCAAATTCACAGTACAAATGTGGGTGTTAATAGTTCCATAACCTTGTTTCAAGGTAATCAAATTAGCAATCAAATTAAACAAAATAAATTATGGCTCGAACAAAGTATTTTTCAAGAAGAAGTAGAAAAAAATAACATTGTTTTAAATCTTTTAGAAACTTATTTACAAACCTTATTTAGCAAAGAAAGTATTGCTATTGCCGAAAATAATTTAGCAGCTTCAGAAAAAGAAGTGCTACGTGCTAAAGCTCGTTTAGACGCAGGTACCATTGCCTTAAGCGATTATACCGAAGCACAAAGTCAAGCAGCAACTAATAAATATAATGTTATTACATCAAAAAATAACTACCAACAATACATCATTGCCCTAAAACAATTATTAGAGTTACCACCAATGGAAGCTTTAGAAATTGAAACCATAGATGAAAACATGGGTGTAATTAATCCAGAGCTAAACAAAATAGAAGTTTATAGTAAAGCTTTAAGTTTTTTACCAGAAATTCAAGCTAGTAATCTAAAAATTGCAGCAAACGAGAAGGAATTAGACATAGCTAAAGGTGGATTTTTACCCACTTTATCTTTAACAGGAAGTCTTGGTTCTGGTTATACAAGTATTAATGACAATACGTTTTCTGATCAGTTTAATGTTAATTTCAATCAAAGACTTGGTCTTTCGTTAAGCATTCCCATATTCAATAGAAACCAAACCAAAGCTGCTGTAAAAGCGGCCTCTATTAATATTGAAAAAGCCCAAATACAAAAACAAAGTACCGAAAAGGAAGTCTATAAAAAAGTAGAAACGACGTATCAAAATGCGGTATCAGCACAAGAGCAGGTTATTGCTGCTGAAGCTTCAAAAAATGCTGCTGAGCAATCGTACAAACTTGCTCAAAAAAAGTATGAATTGGGAGATTTAAGTACTACCGATTTAGTAATTAGTCAAAACACATTCACCAATGCTCAACAAAACTATTTACAGGCTAAATATTTGAATATTTTATACCATCAATTATTACAATTTTATCAAGGCAACAACATTAATCTTTAATCTACACAATCATGAAAAATAAAAAAAATATCATCATAGGAAGCGTCATACTAATCATACTTGCAATTGTAGGCTATAGTTTTATAAATCGCGACGATGCGATGGTTATAGAAGTGAAAACCGTTAAGGCTAAAAAAGCGAACGTAACCACCATGGTGACTGCAACAGGAACCATAGAACCGATTACTCAAGTTGAAGTGGGTACACAAGTTTCAGGAGTTGTAGAAAAAATATATGTAGACTATAACAGTGTGGTTAAAGAAGGGCAACTCATTGCTGAGTTGGACAAAACAAATCTTAACGCTTCTAAAACACAAGCACAAGCCGCTTACGATAATGCTGTAAGTCAAAGAAACTACACAAAAACAATTTACGACAGACAAAAAACATTATATGATAATCAAGTGATAAGTAAATCTGATTTTGATGATGCACAATATAATTATCAAACAGCAAAAGGAACAGTTACTCAGCGTTATTCCGACTTACAACAAGCCAGAACTAATTTAGGATATGCTAATATTTACTCACCTATAAACGGCGTTGTGTTGTCAAGAGCCATAGATGAAGGGCAAACCGTTGCAGCAAGTTTAAGTACCCCAACCTTATTTACAATTGCTCAAGATTTAAAAGAAATGCAAGTTGAAGCAGATGTAGATGAAGCAGATATTGGGCAAGTAAAAGAAGGACAACGCGTTACATTTACAGTCGACGCTTACTTAGGCGAAACCTTTGAAGGTGTGGTTACACAAGTACGTTTAGACCCGACAGTCACTTCTAATGTAGTAACGTATACTGTTGTAATTAAAGCAGATAATCCAGATTTAAAACTTAAACCAGGATTAACAGCAACCATTTCTATTTACACTTTAGAATTGAATAATGTGCTAACTGCGGAAGCTAAAGCCATCAACTTTAAACCTGAAAGAGAAACTTTATCAACTTATAATTTACAACATCAATTATCAGATAATAATAGCAAATTGTCTCATACGGAAACTACACTTTGGGTATTGGGAAATAACGGAGCTATTACACCTAAAACAGTAACACTAGGTGCAAGTGATGGTGTTAATGTGCAAGTATTAAGTGGTGTTTTAGTAGGAGAAAAACTAGTGTATATTCTAAAAGGTATTGCTAAATCAGAAGCTAGTGCTGCTGCTAAAAGCGAAAGCCCCTTTATGCCACAACGTCCAGGAGGTAACAAGAAAAAATAGAAAACCATGAGTAAAGCAATCATAAAAATAGACGATTTAAAACGAGAGTTTACCATGGGAACAGAGACTGTTCATGCATTGAGAGGTATTTCGTTTAATATAAAAGAAGGGGAATTTGTAACCATAATGGGATCCAGTGGTTCAGGAAAAAGTACGTTGTTAAATATTTTAGGCTGTTTAGACCAACCCACTTTTGGAACCTATGAAATTGATGGTGTAAGTGTAAAAGACTTATCTAGAAATGAATTAGCAACCATTAGAAACGAAAAGATTGGGTTTATTTTTCAATCGTATAATTTATTGGCTAGAACATCGGCATTAGAAAATGTAGAACTCCCTTTATTATACAACAGTAAAGTATCAACTGAAGAACGCAGAGAAAGAGCTATTAAAGCACTAGAAATGGTTGGTTTAGCTGACAGAATGAATCATACACCATCAGAACTTTCGGGAGGACAACAACAACGTGTGGCTATTGCAAGATCGTTGGTTAATAACCCAGTTATGATATTAGCAGATGAAGCAACAGGAAATTTAGATACAAGAACCTCTTACGAGATTATGTCTTTATTTCAAGAATTAAACAAACAAGGTATTACTATTACGTTTGTAACCCACGAACCTGATATAGCAACCTTTAGTAGTAGAACCATAGTATTAAAAGATGGAGAAATTATGCAAGATTATTTAAATAATAATGTACAATCTGCAGCAAACGAATTAGCTAAATTACCTAAACAAGACGATTAATTATGAGACTATTAAATTTATTTAAAATCGCAACAAAAGCTATTGTTCTTAATAAAACAAGAACTTTATTGACAATGCTTGGTATTATTATAGGTGTGGCCTCTGTTATTGCTATGTTAGCCATTGGCGAAGGCTCTAAGGAGAGTATTCGTA
The genomic region above belongs to Mariniflexile litorale and contains:
- a CDS encoding glycosyltransferase family 9 protein; the protein is MHKITKSVGSSYSEPKIKPGQQIDIKKVLIIRPNHRLGNQLLLTPLVQEVINTFPDCKIDLFVKGGVAYPVFENYKHINKIVQLPRKPFSNLFKYASGWVSIKSTKYDLVINGDKNSSSGRLLTQIANASFKVFGEVNEAIQKQYSDHKHISKSPIYNLRHYLTKLGLPKNESSLPVLDIKLSDAEVIQGKKILDTIVKNDQKTICIYTNATGEKCYSETWWEVFYARLKKEYANYNIIEMLPIENISKINFKAAHFYSKDVREMGAIIKNTSIFIAADNGVMHLASASLTPTVGFFSVTNPDVYEPYGNGSLALDTNNTNIDDWMKAISTILK
- a CDS encoding DMT family transporter, whose product is MDVRNAIKFMILSTMAFACMNVVVKYLDNVNTYQIVFFRSLGSLFFTFGYLLKNKIPLIGNKNKLLILRSVVGATSMLFFFMSVKYLSVGTAVSLRYTAPIFAAIFAVFILKEQIKTLQWLFFVVSFIGVLILKGIDNQMDTTGLLLVIIAAMLSGLVYIMINQIGQSEHPVVVVNYFMVTAMILGGVLSIGNWVTPTGNEWPLLFSLGVFGYFGQIYMTKAFQTASTNIIAPLKYVEVVFTVLLGITLFNEVYTFWSLFGMVLIISGLVLNVWYKGKLKQ
- a CDS encoding DEAD/DEAH box helicase — translated: MPTFSDLGVQKDFVKALKELEIKTPTDIQEQTIPVLLESTTDFIGLAQTGTGKTAAYGLPILHQIDTSLNHVQALILAPTRELVQQIKKQLFKFTKYSEEKIFAEGVYGGEKIEKQISALRRTTHIIIATPGRLLDLIERDHVNIKHIKTLVLDEADEMLSMGFKEDLNKILKHNTGKRHTWLFSATMPEEIQRIIKTYMSPNAIRVEVNKEDLVNVNITHQYISTTIKEKFNILVTLLGRTKDERGIIFCRTKAGTKDLTEKLQDEGFSVGALEGDMQQKERDKVMRAFKNGSLQVLISTDVSARGIDVDNLSFVIHHQLPEQLEYYTHRSGRTARAGKKGHSIALIIPGELQKIHDIQKALNIQIKEIII
- a CDS encoding DEAD/DEAH box helicase, which gives rise to MSISKTELEERDAGKNLYSYQKGAIDKIFKAFEESPDDYHLLYQLPTGGGKTVIFSEIVRQYLKHHKKKVLVLTHRIELCKQTSTMLTEFEVVNKVIDSKADLSDQAEYSCFVAMVETLNNRLNDDKLDISDIGLVIIDEAHYNSFTKLFKFFSQSFILGVTATPLSSSIELPMTDNYDELIVGESIESLISNGFLAQAEMFTYNVGLTSLVVGANGDYTVKSSEDLYTDNDMLTKLLQAYEERCKGKKTLIFNNGINTSLHVYDTFRRAGYPVAHLDNTNSKKERAMILKWFKKTPDAILSSVSILTTGFDEPTVDSIILNRATKSLTLYYQMIGRGSRILKNKKTFSVIDLGNNFHRFGPWGDNLDWQRIFKSPNYYLDSILSDDELESNFRYEMPDELRAEFSKSKEVYFDIQKTYVDSIRNGESSKVVLERSIEQHGYICVENSEDVYDALGLAKKLGDDIDFRIQRYTKCISKSTFNFVEWLKDDYKKKLNSYLRSNFDDVFESIHGYPPED
- a CDS encoding EamA family transporter, with translation MSIPRKAILIIIAFFAIYVIWGSTYLLNKIVVTEVAPLYLASIRFTTASVLIFIIAKAMKLSLAISMRQLLNNTLAGFLFLVYGNGVFVWALKYVDSGFGALEASIQPLMVLVMMRMIDGKKIQKKSIIGISLGIIGMYLLVSQQQLIYQKDSLIGIIMIFTCVISWSSGSLFVARTQLGPNYFVNTAYQMLSSGILLSIFSLLLGETWLSPLQWSSSAQGAMGLLIIFGSIVAFTAFNYLLKEVSTEKVSTSALVNPIIALILGWYILDEQITGQSIVAAIILLTGVYFINSRRAIKPRMHGR
- a CDS encoding cold shock domain-containing protein, producing the protein MAKSQVTFNKIEKEKKRLKKREDKQKKKDARKAEAKENPQGIQFAYVDYNGNLTDTPPDPNSKVKVDAESIELGIPKKEDRGEEEPTGKEGKVSFFDTSKGFGFILDSINQEKYFVHVSGLLEPIKENDKVSYELERGQKGMNAVRVKKI
- a CDS encoding OsmC family protein, producing the protein MKFTRKANAQWKGSGKEGKGTVTTASNVLNKTPYSFHSRFENGTGTNPEELVGAAHAGCFAMQLSFLLNESGFTATTLDVSATVTFEDGSIVLIVLNLEGRVPDIREEQFIQIATKAKEICPISKLLNTTIELKTNLS
- a CDS encoding DUF4251 domain-containing protein, whose amino-acid sequence is MKSIYLLLGLFIIATVSCKSSKSTISQPEIDAFTTMVANKQFRIESDWAYPQVTTAMQQVLNSRLLQGGSSAGGINLIGNSNFLRISGDSITSYLPYFGERQMNVAYGGGDSAIEFKGLIENYKAVQNSDNSYTISLEAKSHSENFNVYIKLSPNLRSDMTLNGTSRFPIQYRGSVAAINNP